In bacterium, one genomic interval encodes:
- a CDS encoding Zn-dependent alcohol dehydrogenase has protein sequence MRAAVLHPETAGLRVQAVDVAAPAAEEVLVRTAATGLCHSDFHFVDGSWPIPRPCVLGHEGAGVVEAVGPGVGDFEVGDHVVTCLSVGCGECNTCLGGRSYLCMEGRSVRTRPAGQAPRLSLGGQELHQFVGLATFAERMLVHRRALVRIRRDMPLDRAALLGCGVLTGTGAVFRTAAVRPGSSVAVVGCGGIGMAAVQAARIAGATVVVAVDTEPRKLAWATDLGATHSVDPADGDPVEQVRALTGGGAEFTFEAIGLPRTVEQCLNMAARGGTATVIGMLPQGARVEIDGAELFLHEKRLQGSLMGSNVFRRDLPQLVDLYLDGRLRLDEMVSHRLDLDRINEGYAAMLAGEVLRAVVEFS, from the coding sequence ATGAGGGCCGCCGTCCTCCACCCCGAGACCGCCGGCCTGCGCGTCCAAGCCGTCGACGTGGCCGCGCCCGCTGCGGAGGAGGTGCTGGTGCGCACCGCCGCCACGGGGCTGTGTCACAGCGACTTCCACTTCGTCGACGGCTCGTGGCCGATCCCGAGACCTTGCGTGCTCGGCCACGAGGGAGCCGGTGTCGTGGAGGCCGTCGGCCCCGGTGTCGGGGACTTCGAGGTGGGCGATCACGTTGTGACCTGCCTCTCGGTGGGCTGCGGGGAGTGCAACACCTGTCTCGGGGGGCGTTCCTATCTCTGCATGGAGGGGCGCTCGGTGCGCACCCGTCCCGCCGGGCAGGCGCCGCGCCTCAGCCTCGGCGGCCAGGAACTCCACCAGTTCGTCGGTCTGGCGACCTTCGCCGAGCGCATGCTGGTGCACCGGAGGGCGCTGGTGCGCATCCGCCGCGACATGCCGCTGGACCGTGCTGCGCTGCTCGGCTGCGGGGTGCTCACCGGAACCGGGGCGGTCTTCCGCACGGCCGCGGTCCGGCCGGGCTCCTCTGTGGCCGTGGTGGGCTGCGGCGGCATCGGCATGGCGGCGGTGCAGGCGGCCCGCATCGCCGGCGCGACCGTCGTGGTCGCCGTGGACACCGAACCCCGCAAGCTCGCCTGGGCGACCGACCTCGGCGCCACGCACTCCGTGGACCCGGCCGACGGCGATCCTGTCGAGCAGGTGCGTGCGCTCACCGGCGGCGGCGCCGAGTTCACCTTCGAGGCGATCGGCTTGCCGCGTACCGTCGAGCAGTGCCTGAACATGGCGGCGCGCGGCGGCACGGCCACAGTGATCGGCATGCTGCCACAGGGTGCCCGGGTGGAGATCGACGGTGCTGAGTTGTTTCTGCACGAGAAGCGCCTGCAGGGGTCGTTGATGGGCTCCAACGTGTTCCGGCGCGACCTCCCGCAGCTGGTGGACCTCTACCTGGACGGCAGGCTCCGCCTCGACGAGATGGTCTCGCATCGGCTCGACCTGGATCGCATCAACGAGGGCTACGCGGCGATGCTCGCCGGCGAGGTCTTGCGGGCGGTCGTGGAGTTCTCCTGA
- a CDS encoding adenylate/guanylate cyclase domain-containing protein, protein MDESALVTGISPARVERGFAFVDLCNFTRYTDDHGDRMAVALLAEFRAVVRAVVASHGVRIAKWLGDGAMLVGVENEPLVEAVVHLQNVVATQDVLPLRAGIAAGPVILFEGDDYIGNAVNLAAHLCDLAQPGQLLAPAAMVSDLMVNTEADSIGFLEIPGFTERVDVVLLREADPEPWADV, encoded by the coding sequence ATGGACGAGTCGGCGCTGGTCACGGGGATCAGCCCGGCACGCGTCGAGCGGGGATTCGCCTTCGTGGATCTCTGCAATTTCACGCGTTACACCGACGACCACGGGGATCGCATGGCGGTGGCTCTCCTGGCGGAGTTCCGCGCCGTCGTCCGCGCCGTGGTCGCCAGCCACGGCGTCCGTATCGCCAAATGGCTCGGCGACGGCGCCATGCTGGTCGGCGTCGAGAACGAGCCGCTGGTGGAGGCGGTCGTGCATCTCCAGAACGTCGTGGCCACACAGGACGTGCTGCCGCTGCGCGCCGGTATCGCCGCCGGGCCGGTCATCCTCTTCGAGGGCGACGACTACATCGGGAACGCGGTGAACCTCGCCGCACACCTCTGCGATCTGGCGCAACCCGGTCAACTGCTGGCTCCGGCGGCCATGGTCTCGGACCTGATGGTGAACACCGAGGCCGACTCCATCGGGTTCCTGGAGATTCCCGGGTTTACTGAAAGGGTGGACGTGGTGTTGCTGCGCGAGGCCGACCCGGAGCCGTGGGCCGATGTCTGA
- a CDS encoding glucosyl-3-phosphoglycerate synthase, with amino-acid sequence MSPASTAGRLAERKGNRTIAVCLPALNEECTVGAICAEVRRTLMPPAAGLVDDLLVVDGDSGDRTREVAAAAGARVVRSDEVLPEEGPGFGKGNALWKSVATTTADLIVWCDADLASFEARYVTALVEPLLADERIVLVKGYYERLLDGGPGGGRTTELMARPLLAQFFPELAHLRQPLGGEYAVRRRAVEQVPFVQGWGVEVGLLIDLSRRFGADRIAEADLGVRRHRNRPLEELGPQALAILQTVMQRSGVSPPSAGDGWSARLRIPGAEAQEVSLRERPPLSDLRGPRPG; translated from the coding sequence GTGTCCCCCGCATCGACCGCCGGCCGGCTCGCCGAGCGCAAGGGGAACCGCACCATCGCCGTCTGCCTGCCGGCCCTGAACGAGGAATGCACCGTTGGGGCGATCTGCGCCGAGGTGCGCCGCACGCTGATGCCTCCCGCCGCCGGGCTCGTGGACGACCTGCTGGTCGTGGACGGTGACTCGGGGGACCGCACCCGCGAGGTGGCCGCCGCCGCCGGTGCCCGGGTCGTGCGCTCAGACGAGGTGCTCCCGGAGGAGGGTCCGGGTTTCGGCAAGGGGAACGCCCTCTGGAAGAGCGTGGCCACCACGACCGCCGACCTGATCGTCTGGTGCGACGCCGACCTGGCAAGCTTCGAGGCCCGCTACGTGACCGCCCTGGTGGAGCCCCTGCTGGCCGACGAGAGGATCGTCCTCGTGAAGGGCTATTACGAGCGACTACTCGATGGCGGACCGGGCGGCGGCCGGACCACCGAGTTGATGGCGCGCCCGCTGCTGGCGCAGTTCTTCCCCGAGTTGGCGCACCTGCGCCAACCCCTCGGGGGCGAGTACGCGGTCCGGCGCCGGGCCGTCGAGCAGGTGCCGTTCGTGCAGGGTTGGGGCGTGGAGGTGGGGCTCCTGATCGACCTGTCGCGCCGCTTCGGAGCCGATCGCATCGCGGAGGCCGACCTCGGGGTACGCCGCCACCGCAACAGGCCGCTGGAGGAGTTGGGTCCGCAGGCGCTGGCCATCCTGCAGACCGTGATGCAGCGCTCCGGCGTCAGCCCGCCGTCGGCCGGCGACGGCTGGAGCGCCCGGCTCCGCATTCCCGGCGCCGAGGCTCAGGAGGTCTCGCTGCGGGAACGGCCGCCGCTCAGCGACCTCCGCGGCCCGCGGCCGGGCTAG
- the lgt gene encoding prolipoprotein diacylglyceryl transferase: protein MIASIPSPDVGTLSLGPLNLRLYGLMVALGVVAGVYAAARFLQHRGLNPEWAVQVSTVGVPLGLIGARAYHVLTDWKSYQGRWVDVVKIWEGGLGIPGGILGAVLGGLIVIRLRRLPLRSLLDAGAVGFPVGQFVGRLGNWFNQELFGRPTDLPWGLEIDREHRPPEYLDAETFHPTFAYEMVWNMLVFGLLWRVGTRGRLPRGHLIVLYLFSYAAGRLWIEALRVDPASLLLGVRVNIWVMGGVLVLSGLFLLLVTPRRRRAEASPEPAAPVGGEGAEPGEDQDPERGEAPEPSADDSEGDAGNDEQTPLAADRSTAGSAPA, encoded by the coding sequence TTGATCGCTTCCATCCCGAGCCCCGACGTGGGCACGCTTTCCCTGGGACCCCTCAATCTCCGCCTCTACGGGCTCATGGTGGCGCTGGGCGTTGTCGCCGGCGTGTACGCGGCGGCACGCTTCCTGCAGCACCGCGGTCTCAACCCGGAATGGGCGGTTCAGGTGTCCACCGTGGGCGTCCCCCTGGGGCTCATCGGCGCCCGCGCCTACCACGTGCTGACCGACTGGAAGAGCTACCAGGGCCGCTGGGTGGACGTGGTGAAGATCTGGGAGGGCGGACTCGGCATCCCGGGAGGGATCCTGGGGGCGGTTCTCGGCGGCCTCATCGTCATCCGGCTGCGGCGCCTGCCGCTGCGCTCACTGCTGGACGCGGGCGCCGTGGGATTCCCCGTCGGGCAGTTCGTCGGCCGGCTCGGGAACTGGTTCAACCAGGAACTCTTCGGGCGGCCGACCGATCTGCCGTGGGGTCTGGAGATCGATCGGGAGCACCGCCCGCCGGAGTATCTGGACGCCGAGACGTTCCACCCCACATTCGCCTACGAGATGGTCTGGAACATGCTGGTCTTCGGGCTGCTGTGGCGTGTCGGCACGCGCGGCAGGCTGCCGAGAGGCCACCTGATCGTGCTGTACCTGTTCTCCTACGCGGCCGGGCGCCTGTGGATCGAGGCGCTGCGCGTGGATCCTGCGAGCCTGCTGCTGGGCGTCCGGGTGAACATCTGGGTCATGGGCGGCGTCCTGGTGTTGAGCGGCCTGTTCCTGCTGCTGGTGACGCCGCGCCGGCGGCGGGCCGAAGCCTCGCCGGAGCCGGCGGCGCCGGTCGGCGGGGAGGGAGCCGAGCCGGGCGAGGACCAGGATCCGGAGCGAGGCGAGGCGCCGGAACCGTCGGCCGACGACTCCGAAGGGGATGCCGGCAACGACGAGCAGACCCCGCTCGCCGCGGACCGCTCGACCGCCGGAAGCGCGCCGGCCTGA
- a CDS encoding vitamin B12-dependent ribonucleotide reductase: protein MTVLSEQTRIGIQRRFTVEGVHPYDALEWRSRRALITGAGGDVVFEQDGVEFPTSWSQNAVNIVSQKYFRGRLGAEDREWSLRQVIDRVSGTISHWGAEDGYFADGAEAAAFADELIYLLVSQKASFNSPVWFNIGVPGAQPQSSACFILSVDDSMESILNWYTEEGLIFKRGSGAGVNLSRLRSASEHLSGGGRPSGPVSFMRGADASAGAIRSGGTTRRAAKMVVLDADHPDIGEFVWCKAREERKAQALSEAGFDLSFDGVDSTSLLYQNANNSVRVSDEFMEAALAGGKWDLTARTNGAVLGTVDAAELLDQIAEAAWQCADPGLQFDTTINRWHTTPAAGRINASNPCSEYLHLDDSACNLASLNLLSFLGADGRFDVTAFRAAVRVVLCAQEILVGRSHYPTEAIARNAVAFRQLGLGYANLGALLMTMGLPYDSPAGRATAAAVTALMCGEAYRTSAQIAARMGPFDQYDANRADVLRVLNMHRGATAGIDAGHVSEELAAAAVEVWDEACEQAEATGVRNAQATVLAPTGTISFMMDCDTTGIEPDLALRKAKSLVGGGSLTIVNRSLAPALERLGYGTAETAGILAHVESTGSVLGAPGLAREHYPVFACSIGDNTVSPEGHVQMVAAVQPFLSGGISKTVNLRADATVSDVRELFVSAWRSGVKAIAVYRDNSKWQQPLAAAGTATTPAEGASDAAPAAPEPVRRRLPHHRTSRTMEFRVADCKGFVTVGEYDDGQPGELFVRVSKQGSTLAGIMDAFAIAVSYGLQYGVPLRAYVDAFCGMRFEPAGVTDDPDIRIATSLVDYLFRRLALTYLSPEERAEMSIFATSERLEPTLPGVAEAVADSVQWIDVAPDPPSLLHRSDPATAGGSAVGGSHGGLTDSASPLCMSCGTRMVRAGSCYACATCGATSGCS from the coding sequence GTGACCGTTCTGTCCGAGCAGACCCGCATCGGCATCCAGCGCCGGTTCACCGTCGAGGGTGTGCATCCCTACGACGCACTGGAATGGCGCAGCCGGCGCGCGCTCATCACCGGAGCGGGCGGCGACGTCGTCTTCGAGCAGGACGGCGTGGAGTTCCCGACCTCCTGGTCGCAGAACGCCGTCAACATCGTGTCCCAGAAGTACTTCCGCGGCCGGCTCGGCGCGGAGGACCGGGAGTGGTCGCTGCGCCAGGTCATCGACAGGGTTTCCGGCACGATCAGCCATTGGGGCGCCGAGGACGGCTACTTCGCCGACGGGGCCGAGGCGGCCGCGTTCGCCGACGAGTTGATCTACCTGCTGGTGAGTCAGAAGGCGTCGTTCAACTCGCCGGTGTGGTTCAACATCGGTGTTCCGGGAGCTCAGCCGCAATCCTCGGCCTGTTTCATCCTGTCGGTGGACGACTCCATGGAGTCGATCCTCAACTGGTACACCGAGGAAGGGCTGATCTTCAAGCGCGGCTCGGGGGCGGGCGTGAACCTCAGCCGGCTGCGCTCGGCCTCGGAGCATCTCTCCGGGGGCGGCCGACCCAGCGGTCCGGTGAGCTTCATGCGTGGCGCCGACGCCTCCGCCGGGGCGATCCGCTCGGGCGGGACCACCCGGCGCGCCGCCAAGATGGTGGTCCTGGACGCCGACCATCCCGACATCGGCGAGTTCGTGTGGTGCAAGGCCCGCGAGGAGCGCAAGGCGCAGGCGCTGAGCGAGGCCGGCTTCGACCTGAGCTTCGACGGGGTCGACAGCACGTCGCTCCTGTACCAGAACGCCAACAACTCCGTGCGCGTCAGCGACGAGTTCATGGAGGCTGCCCTGGCGGGCGGCAAGTGGGACCTGACCGCGCGCACCAACGGTGCGGTCCTCGGGACGGTGGATGCGGCGGAGCTGCTGGATCAGATCGCCGAGGCGGCTTGGCAGTGCGCCGATCCGGGCCTGCAGTTCGACACCACCATCAACCGCTGGCACACCACGCCGGCCGCCGGACGCATCAACGCCTCCAACCCCTGCTCGGAGTACCTGCACCTCGACGACTCGGCGTGCAACCTGGCCAGCCTGAACCTGCTGTCGTTCCTGGGCGCCGATGGACGCTTCGACGTGACGGCGTTCCGGGCGGCGGTCCGGGTGGTGCTCTGTGCCCAGGAGATCTTGGTGGGGCGCTCGCACTATCCAACCGAGGCGATCGCCCGCAACGCCGTCGCCTTCCGCCAGCTCGGCTTGGGCTACGCCAACCTCGGCGCCCTGCTCATGACCATGGGCCTGCCTTACGACTCGCCCGCCGGGCGGGCGACCGCCGCTGCGGTCACTGCGCTGATGTGCGGCGAGGCGTACCGGACCTCAGCGCAGATCGCCGCACGGATGGGACCGTTCGATCAGTACGACGCCAATCGTGCCGACGTGCTGCGAGTCCTGAACATGCACCGCGGCGCCACCGCTGGCATCGACGCCGGCCACGTCTCGGAGGAACTGGCGGCGGCCGCCGTCGAGGTCTGGGACGAGGCCTGCGAGCAGGCAGAGGCCACCGGCGTGCGCAACGCCCAGGCGACGGTGCTCGCTCCCACCGGCACCATCAGCTTCATGATGGATTGTGACACCACCGGTATCGAGCCCGATCTGGCGCTGCGCAAGGCCAAGTCGCTCGTCGGCGGGGGTTCGCTCACGATCGTGAACCGCTCGCTGGCACCGGCGCTGGAGCGGCTCGGTTACGGGACCGCCGAGACCGCGGGGATCTTGGCGCACGTGGAGAGCACCGGCTCCGTCCTGGGTGCCCCGGGGTTGGCCCGCGAGCACTACCCGGTGTTCGCCTGCTCGATCGGCGACAACACCGTGAGTCCCGAGGGCCACGTGCAGATGGTGGCGGCGGTGCAGCCCTTCCTGAGCGGGGGAATCTCCAAGACCGTCAACCTGCGAGCCGATGCGACCGTCAGCGACGTGCGCGAGCTGTTCGTGTCGGCCTGGCGCAGCGGTGTGAAGGCCATTGCCGTCTACCGGGACAACTCGAAGTGGCAGCAGCCGCTGGCGGCGGCGGGCACCGCAACGACGCCGGCCGAGGGCGCTTCGGACGCCGCGCCCGCCGCACCCGAGCCGGTGCGCCGCCGGCTGCCGCACCACCGTACCTCGCGCACGATGGAGTTCCGGGTGGCCGATTGCAAGGGGTTCGTGACCGTCGGCGAGTACGACGACGGCCAGCCCGGCGAGCTCTTCGTGCGGGTGTCCAAGCAGGGTTCGACCCTGGCCGGGATCATGGACGCCTTCGCGATCGCGGTCTCGTACGGGCTCCAGTACGGCGTCCCGCTGCGCGCCTACGTGGACGCCTTCTGCGGGATGCGCTTCGAGCCCGCCGGTGTGACCGACGATCCCGACATACGGATCGCCACCAGCCTCGTGGACTACCTGTTCCGGCGCCTGGCGCTGACGTACCTGTCGCCGGAGGAACGGGCCGAGATGAGCATCTTCGCCACCTCCGAGCGGCTCGAGCCCACGCTTCCGGGCGTCGCCGAGGCGGTGGCCGATTCGGTGCAATGGATCGACGTCGCTCCCGACCCGCCATCGTTGCTGCATCGCTCGGATCCGGCGACGGCGGGCGGGTCCGCCGTAGGCGGATCCCACGGCGGCCTGACGGACTCCGCCTCGCCGCTGTGCATGTCCTGCGGCACCCGGATGGTGCGGGCCGGCTCGTGCTACGCCTGCGCCACCTGCGGGGCCACGAGCGGCTGCAGCTGA